In the genome of Terriglobales bacterium, the window GCCGCCTCCCTCGGAGACTAGCTGCATCTTCTCGGGCTTCAGGCCACCCAATCACCAAGTCACCCAGTCACCCAATGCTAGGCCGGCCAGATGGAAAGCGCCGTCTTGGAGAGAATCTGCTCCCGGGTCGCGGGAGAGAGCGGCAGGGCGCGGAAGTCGGCGAGGTTCTTCTGCATGTCGGGGACGCCGGGGCCGGGCCAGTCGGTCCCGAACAGCGTCTTCTCCGCGATCTCTTCCAGCCGTGGGAAGTACTTGACCAGCGCCTTCGGCGGGATGCCGCTGATGTCCAAGTAGACGTTGGGGTGCCGCCGCACCAGGAAGAAGGCGGTGTGCATCCACAGGGGGCGGCCGCCGTGGGCCAGCAGGATCTTCAGCTTGGGGAAGTCCACGGCCACGTCATCCACGTAGATGGGGTCGCCGAACTTGTTGCGCGCCCCGGGAAAGATCGAGGTCCCGGTGTGCACCATCACCGGGATGCCGTTGGCCTCGGCGGCGCGGTAGAGGATCTCCAATTCCTTCACCCCGTTGAGGTAATCGTTGGGATAGAGCAACTGGTGGGGCGGGTGCACCTTGATCATGCGGATGCCCAGGCGCACGATCTGCTCCACGTCGGCCAGCACATTCTGGGTATGCCGCGGATGCAGGCTGCCACAGGCGATCAGGCGCTTGGGGTCCTCCTGCACGTATTTCGCGATCCAGGGATTGACCTCAGGGGTGAAGCCGATGACCTCGGGGGCGACATAGTTGATGAGCACGGCGCGGTCGACGCCCACTTTGTCCAGGTGCTTGAGGAAGGTCTTGGGCGAGCGGCAGAACTCCAGGATCTGGGGCCAGTTGCGGCGCTCCTTCTCCATGGCCGCCATGGCCGAGGGCTTGAACTGCTCCATGGGCGCGATGTGGATGTGG includes:
- a CDS encoding amidohydrolase family protein, with translation MITDCHIHIAPMEQFKPSAMAAMEKERRNWPQILEFCRSPKTFLKHLDKVGVDRAVLINYVAPEVIGFTPEVNPWIAKYVQEDPKRLIACGSLHPRHTQNVLADVEQIVRLGIRMIKVHPPHQLLYPNDYLNGVKELEILYRAAEANGIPVMVHTGTSIFPGARNKFGDPIYVDDVAVDFPKLKILLAHGGRPLWMHTAFFLVRRHPNVYLDISGIPPKALVKYFPRLEEIAEKTLFGTDWPGPGVPDMQKNLADFRALPLSPATREQILSKTALSIWPA